A genomic window from Camelina sativa cultivar DH55 chromosome 2, Cs, whole genome shotgun sequence includes:
- the LOC104721179 gene encoding putative F-box protein At4g10190 yields the protein MMKERGNIRDLPDDLVVEILSRVPVVSLVRLRSTSKTWNVLIKDGRISKKHDDNAPRPRHSLIIMLIDFRLYLVSVDLHSNYNNKVKIASQFSLKDPVYASLKEVDIRHVFHCDGLLLCTTLYNRLVVWNLCSNETKWIQPRHFFKESDIFALGKSSCKKYKILRINQSDCISGSVSILDCEIYDFTSNSWRVVGKTRSWFIPEWKGCRNGMSVNGNTYWLAALTKHWTDFILRFDFSTERFVSVSLPIDDDHLISLSVTREDQKLCILATRAVESSIGDVWIATKIESTGAASWSKFLSLNSVYRPFSFDSGLNFLVDKENKVLVCRGKNGISDYFLHVVGEDNKCIQVDHHDAESTCSLVFSYVPTLVQIQ from the coding sequence atgatgaaggagaGAGGAAACATACGGGATCTTCCCGACGATTTGGTAGTGGAGATACTCTCTAGGGTTCCAGTGGTGTCTTTGGTACGGTTACGATCTACATCCAAAACATGGAACGTTCTGATCAAAGATGGGCGGATTTCTAAGAAACACGATGATAATGCACCAAGACCAAGGCACTCTCTGATTATCATGTTGATTGATTTTAGGCTTTATTTGGTGAGCGTCGATCTTCATTCAAATTACAATAACAAAGTAAAGATAGCAAGTCAATTTAGCCTAAAAGATCCAGTTTATGCTTCTTTAAAAGAAGTTGATATACGCCACGTCTTTCATTGCGACGGCTTATTGCTTTGTACCACCCTATACAATAGACTAGTTGTTTGGAATCTTTGTTCAAATGAAACTAAGTGGATCCAACCAAGACATTTCTTCAAGGAATCCGATATCTTTGCTCTCGGTAAATCCTCATGCAAAAAGTACAAAATCTTGAGAATTAATCAGTCTGATTGTATTAGCGGGTCAGTATCAATACTTGACTGCGAGATCTATGACTTTACCTCTAATTCTTGGAGAGTTGTTGGTAAGACTAGAAGCTGGTTCATACCAGAGTGGAAGGGCTGTCGTAATGGTATGTCTGTGAATGGAAATACTTACTGGCTTGCTGCTTTGACTAAACACTGGACAGATTTTATACTTAGGTTTGATTTTTCAACGGAGAGATTTGTAAGTGTCTCTCTTCCGATTGATGATGATCATCTTATCTCTTTATCAGTGACTAGAGAAGatcaaaaactttgtattttagCTACTCGGGCTGTGGAGTCATCCATTGGAGATGTATGGATTGCAACTAAGATTGAGAGTACCGGAGCCGCGTCATGGAGCAAGTTTCTATCACTCAATTCGGTTTACCGGCCTTTTAGCTTTGATAGTGGGTTGAATTTCTTGGTCGACAAGGAGAACAAAGTTTTAGTGTGTCGCGGTAAAAATGGGATCTCCGACTATTTCTTACACGTTGTGGGAGAGGACAATAAATGTATACAAGTGGATCATCATGATGCAGAATCTACATGCTCACTTGTCTTCAGTTATGTTCCAACTTTGGTTCAAATCCAATAA
- the LOC109126530 gene encoding uncharacterized protein LOC109126530, translating to MPVSRTYQPDRLIWHFTKAGKYSVKSGYRLARELITDVEYGPTCMALRAQSWKLDVPSKIQHFFWQIGSSTLPVLERLAHRGVRCDTVCKRSASVVETINHVLFECPRSRCIWELSPILMDPEGFPYTSIYANLDFIFWRASSQSGASDIGIHLPWIIWSIWEDRNTNVFQGIELEPIDILNQAATDKLLWEEAKYYSVRYLDPPPLLEDSGSSPRCQVDDSWKGTDPFQGLGWWCCSGEVSTLLLGARSHRRGISPLHAELQALIWPMESLLVAGVDYQAFETDSVKLVAMVQTPDDWPAFSNLLADLSLLRTSYPSFTLTRIPRDANFRADCLARSS from the coding sequence ATGCCGGTAAGTAGAACTTATCAACCGGATAGACTAATATGGCATTTTACTAAGGCTGGGAAATATTCCGTCAAATCAGGATATCGGTTGGCCCGAGAATTAATCACGGATGTAGAGTATGGGCCGACGTGTATGGCTTTACGGGCTCAGTCGTGGAAACTAGATGTACCCTCGAAGATCCAACACTTTTTTTGGCAGATTGGATCGAGTACTCTTCCAGTGTTAGAACGTCTTGCGCATCGGGGTGTTCGTTGTGATACCGTCTGTAAGCGATCTGCTTCTGTAGTGGAAACTATAAACCATGTGCTCTTTGAGTGTCCTCGGTCTCGATGTATTTGGGAGCTGTCCCCTATTCTGATGGATCCGGAGGGTTTTCCATATACATCGATTTATGCGAATTTAGATTTCATATTTTGGCGGGCGTCTTCACAATCCGGGGCTTCGGATATAGGCATTCATCTACCTTGGATTATCTGGTCAATTTGGGAAGATAGGAATACAAATGTTTTCCAGGGTATCGAGCTAGAACCAATTGATATTTTGAATCAAGCGGCTACTGATAAAttattgtgggaggaggccaagtATTACTCAGTGAGATACCTGGATCCTCCGCCTTTATTGGAGGACAGCGGTTCCTCTCCCCGATGTCAAGTTGATGATTCTTGGAAAGGTACGGATCCATTTCAGGGCCTGGGTTGGTGGTGTTGCAGTGGAGAGGTTTCAACGCTTCTgttgggagcacggagtcaccGACGGGGCATCTCCCCTTTACATGCAGAATTACAAGCGCTGATTTGGCCTATGGAGTCTTTACTGGTGGCTGGAGTCGACTATCAGGCTTTTGAGACGGATAGTGTAAAGCTagttgcgatggtgcagacACCGGATGATTGGCCTGCCTTTTCTAATCTGCTGGCGGATCTCTCTTTGCTTCGAACTTCCTATCCCTCCTTCACCCTCACCAGGATCCCACGAGACGCCAACTTTAGGGCTGATTGTCTTGCTCGATCTTCATGA